A window of Primulina huaijiensis isolate GDHJ02 chromosome 9, ASM1229523v2, whole genome shotgun sequence contains these coding sequences:
- the LOC140985021 gene encoding S-adenosylmethionine decarboxylase proenzyme 4, with protein MAISGFEGFEKRLELHFFCDDRAAGKGLRLLDFVSLEKVLHAVQCTVVSAVGNKYFDSYVLSESSLFVYPTKIIVKTCGTTQLLKSVHPLVDHALTMGLTLCGCRYTRGSFIFPDAQPYPHTSFKDEVVFLEENLPQNISCRKAFVMNSKSCHKWHVFTGCDEGNIFAMEEVHTDDLYTVEICMTGLDRILAKKFFRRVGDGKNGDSAGKEMTELTGIRGINKNALICDYAFDPCGYSMNGIDGNRYSTVHVTPEDGFSYASFECVGSVYDHRDEFFEVLKKAVKVFRPAELSVSTTCATRGQELWRGVAKAMEPLGMRLRSRVANEFPTAGTIVFQTFSARKM; from the coding sequence ATGGCGATTTCCGGGTTCGAGGGATTTGAGAAGAGGCTGGAGTTGCATTTCTTCTGCGATGATCGGGCTGCTGGGAAAGGTCTCCGGCTGTTGGATTTTGTGTCACTGGAGAAAGTATTGCATGCGGTGCAGTGCACCGTGGTGTCAGCTGTGGGGAATAAATATTTCGACTCTTACGTTTTATCAGAATCAAGCCTCTTTGTTTACCCGACAAAAATCATCGTCAAAACTTGTGGGACTACACAATTGCTCAAATCTGTCCATCCGTTGGTGGATCACGCTTTGACTATGGGGCTCACCTTGTGCGGGTGCAGATACACCCGGGGCAGCTTCATTTTCCCAGATGCCCAACCCTACCCCCACACAAGTTTTAAGGATGAAGTTGTGTTCTTGGAAGAGAATTTGCCTCAGAATATTTCATGCAGAAAGGCCTTTGTGATGAACTCGAAATCTTGTCACAAGTGGCATGTTTTTACTGGTTGTGATGAAGGGAACATTTTCGCAATGGAGGAGGTGCATACAGATGATCTGTACACTGTTGAGATCTGCATGACTGGGCTGGACCGGATTTTGGCTAAGAAGTTTTTCCGACGGGTCGGAGATGGAAAAAACGGCGACTCTGCTGGAAAAGAGATGACGGAGTTGACCGGGATTAGGGGCATTAACAAGAACGCCCTTATTTGTGATTATGCTTTTGATCCTTGTGGATATTCGATGAACGGAATTGATGGGAACCGGTATTCGACTGTTCATGTGACACCGGAGGATGGGTTCAGTTACGCCAGTTTCGAGTGTGTTGGCTCGGTTTATGACCACCGGGACGAGTTTTTCGAGGTCTTGAAGAAGGCGGTGAAGGTATTCCGGCCTGCAGAGTTATCGGTGTCGACGACTTGCGCCACCCGCGGGCAAGAGCTGTGGAGGGGGGTGGCGAAGGCCATGGAGCCACTTGGTATGAGACTTCGGAGCCGTGTCGCCAACGAGTTTCCGACCGCTGGGACCATCGTTTTTCAAACATTTTCGGCCCGCAAAATGTAG
- the LOC140984525 gene encoding AP-5 complex subunit mu isoform X2: MQSGCSIRALWILNNQDTVIFSRKFPVVERRWLVACEKESDDNFKYKPLPCESELAAAFIDRKKREGSARGFGLRLRQSTKGSDSWVDDPITRHLISLHINNEEKSENYLLWPMALHLKGPYTILVLPLIEPHHLKTYSRMCNSSDCGSAIGEQENISSLLLELPSITGAFIVAHTFGDIITGESMEPEVVVAASPSVGGLLDSLTGSIGISGLWTRMHFGLLSVVQCPLVCTPLDLNYTNISAIKAAGFSSTDLPPADRKQPAWKPYLYRGKQRILFTIHETVHASMYDRDEIPDSIKISGQVNCRAELEGLPDVSFPLTGLDASRIESLSFHHGAQVPEHGGDKQAVTFSPPLGNFTLVRYQAFCSFVPPIKGFYQLSMVSENEGAFLFKLSLMEGYKAPSTIEFCTVIMPFPKRKVVSFDGTPSIGTVSYTENFVEWKLITNSRGVSGKSIEATFPGTVRFAPWQAQRPPSAGSAVGTMADEDSDFETESSSSGVNVEDYIMEKMSKDLQAVDLEEPFCWHAYNYAKVSFKIIGPSLSGMFIDPKSVSIFPTVKAPVECSTQVVSGDYVLWNTLGKCPIAATPEA, translated from the exons ATGCAGAGTGGCTGCAGCATCCGAGCTCTGTGGATTCTCAATAATCAGGACACTGTTATTTTCTCCAG gAAGTTCCCGGTGGTGGAGAGAAGGTGGCTCGTGGCATGCGAGAAGGAAAGTGATGATAATTTTAAGTATAAACCCTTGCCTTGTGAATCGGAGTTAGCTGCTGCCTTCATTGATCGCAAAAAAAG GGAGGGGTCTGCTCGTGGTTTCGGTCTACGTTTAAGACAGTCTACTAAAGGATCAGATTCATGGGTTGATGACCCAATTACTCGCCACTTAATTAGCTTGCATATCAATAATGAAGAGAAATCGGAGAATTATCTCTTGTGGCCTATGGCTTTACACTTGAAGGGTCCATATACTATACTTGTTTTGCCTCTGATTGAGCCTCATCATTTGAAGACCTATTCAAGAATGTGCAATAGTTCTGACTGTGGGAGTGCCATCGGAGAGCAAGAGAATATTTCTTCACTCCTCCTTGAACTTCCATCCATCACAGG GGCATTCATCGTGGCACATACATTTGGAGACATAATAACTGGTGAATCAATGGAGCCCGAAGTAGTTGTCGCTGCCTCTCCTTCAGTTGGAGGGTTACTGGATTCCCTCACTGGTAGTATTGGAATCTCAG GCCTTTGGACAAGGATGCACTTCGGTCTTTTATCAGTAGTGCAATGCCCTTTGGTTT GCACTCCACTCGATCTCAACTACACAAATATTTCCGCGATCAAGGCTGCTGGATTTTCATCGACAGATTTGCCTCCTGCAGACCGCAAGCAACCCGCCTGGAAGCCTTATCTTTACAGGGGAAAGCAGCGGATTCTGTTCACGATTCATGAGACTGTGCATGCTTCAATGTATGATCGCGATGAAATTCCTGACAGTATAAAAATTTCTGGTCAAGTGAACTGTAGGGCTGAGTTAGAAGGGTTGCCTGATGTTTCTTTCCCTTTGACTGGGCTGGATGCTTCACGTATTGAGTCATTATCCTTCCACCATGGTGCTCAAGTTCCAGAGCATGGTGGTGATAAACAGGCTGTGACCTTTTCACCACCGTTAGGGAATTTTACGTTAGTGCGTTATCAAGCATTTTGTTCTTTCGTACCTCCAATTAAGGGGTTTTACCAGCTCTCAATGGTTTCAGAAAATGAAGGTGCCTTTTTGTTTAAGTTGAGTCTCATGGAAGGTTATAAAGCTCCTTCAACGATAGAGTTCTGTACTGTAATCATGccttttccaaaaagaaagGTGGTTTCATTTGATGGGACGCCTTCCATTGGAACAGTTTCCTATACTGAAAACTTTGTTGAATGGAAGTTAATAACCAACAGTCGGGGTGTTTCTGGGAAGAGCATTGAGGCAACCTTTCCAGGAACAGTTAGGTTTGCTCCATGGCAAGCTCAAAGGCCACCTTCAGCTGGATCAGCGGTTGGAACTATGGCTGATGAAGATAGTGATTTTGAGACGGAATCCAGCAGTAGCGGTGTCAATGTTGAGGATTATATAATGGAAAAAATGAGCAAGGATCTTCAAGCAGTTGATCTAGAGGAGCCTTTTTGCTGGCATGCGTACAACTATGCGAAA GTGTCTTTCAAGATTATCGGACCATCTTTATCAGGAATGTTTATTGATCCTAAATCT GTAAGCATATTTCCTACAGTTAAGGCACCTGTGGAATGTTCAACTCAG GTTGTTTCTGGCGATTATGTTTTGTGGAATACATTGGGAAAATGTCCCATCGCAGCCACACCTGAAGCATAA
- the LOC140984525 gene encoding AP-5 complex subunit mu isoform X1 has protein sequence MQSGCSIRALWILNNQDTVIFSRKFPVVERRWLVACEKESDDNFKYKPLPCESELAAAFIDRKKREGSARGFGLRLRQSTKGSDSWVDDPITRHLISLHINNEEKSENYLLWPMALHLKGPYTILVLPLIEPHHLKTYSRMCNSSDCGSAIGEQENISSLLLELPSITGAFIVAHTFGDIITGESMEPEVVVAASPSVGGLLDSLTGSIGISGISARPKPAAAPAAASTASGTAMSGASISDAPKIGFRPLDKDALRSFISSAMPFGTPLDLNYTNISAIKAAGFSSTDLPPADRKQPAWKPYLYRGKQRILFTIHETVHASMYDRDEIPDSIKISGQVNCRAELEGLPDVSFPLTGLDASRIESLSFHHGAQVPEHGGDKQAVTFSPPLGNFTLVRYQAFCSFVPPIKGFYQLSMVSENEGAFLFKLSLMEGYKAPSTIEFCTVIMPFPKRKVVSFDGTPSIGTVSYTENFVEWKLITNSRGVSGKSIEATFPGTVRFAPWQAQRPPSAGSAVGTMADEDSDFETESSSSGVNVEDYIMEKMSKDLQAVDLEEPFCWHAYNYAKVSFKIIGPSLSGMFIDPKSVSIFPTVKAPVECSTQVVSGDYVLWNTLGKCPIAATPEA, from the exons ATGCAGAGTGGCTGCAGCATCCGAGCTCTGTGGATTCTCAATAATCAGGACACTGTTATTTTCTCCAG gAAGTTCCCGGTGGTGGAGAGAAGGTGGCTCGTGGCATGCGAGAAGGAAAGTGATGATAATTTTAAGTATAAACCCTTGCCTTGTGAATCGGAGTTAGCTGCTGCCTTCATTGATCGCAAAAAAAG GGAGGGGTCTGCTCGTGGTTTCGGTCTACGTTTAAGACAGTCTACTAAAGGATCAGATTCATGGGTTGATGACCCAATTACTCGCCACTTAATTAGCTTGCATATCAATAATGAAGAGAAATCGGAGAATTATCTCTTGTGGCCTATGGCTTTACACTTGAAGGGTCCATATACTATACTTGTTTTGCCTCTGATTGAGCCTCATCATTTGAAGACCTATTCAAGAATGTGCAATAGTTCTGACTGTGGGAGTGCCATCGGAGAGCAAGAGAATATTTCTTCACTCCTCCTTGAACTTCCATCCATCACAGG GGCATTCATCGTGGCACATACATTTGGAGACATAATAACTGGTGAATCAATGGAGCCCGAAGTAGTTGTCGCTGCCTCTCCTTCAGTTGGAGGGTTACTGGATTCCCTCACTGGTAGTATTGGAATCTCAGGTATATCAGCAAGACCAAAACCTGCAGCTGCGCCTGCTGCAGCATCCACTGCTTCTGGAACTGCTATGAGTGGAGCTTCAATATCTGATGCTCCAAAGATTGGTTTCAGGCCTTTGGACAAGGATGCACTTCGGTCTTTTATCAGTAGTGCAATGCCCTTTG GCACTCCACTCGATCTCAACTACACAAATATTTCCGCGATCAAGGCTGCTGGATTTTCATCGACAGATTTGCCTCCTGCAGACCGCAAGCAACCCGCCTGGAAGCCTTATCTTTACAGGGGAAAGCAGCGGATTCTGTTCACGATTCATGAGACTGTGCATGCTTCAATGTATGATCGCGATGAAATTCCTGACAGTATAAAAATTTCTGGTCAAGTGAACTGTAGGGCTGAGTTAGAAGGGTTGCCTGATGTTTCTTTCCCTTTGACTGGGCTGGATGCTTCACGTATTGAGTCATTATCCTTCCACCATGGTGCTCAAGTTCCAGAGCATGGTGGTGATAAACAGGCTGTGACCTTTTCACCACCGTTAGGGAATTTTACGTTAGTGCGTTATCAAGCATTTTGTTCTTTCGTACCTCCAATTAAGGGGTTTTACCAGCTCTCAATGGTTTCAGAAAATGAAGGTGCCTTTTTGTTTAAGTTGAGTCTCATGGAAGGTTATAAAGCTCCTTCAACGATAGAGTTCTGTACTGTAATCATGccttttccaaaaagaaagGTGGTTTCATTTGATGGGACGCCTTCCATTGGAACAGTTTCCTATACTGAAAACTTTGTTGAATGGAAGTTAATAACCAACAGTCGGGGTGTTTCTGGGAAGAGCATTGAGGCAACCTTTCCAGGAACAGTTAGGTTTGCTCCATGGCAAGCTCAAAGGCCACCTTCAGCTGGATCAGCGGTTGGAACTATGGCTGATGAAGATAGTGATTTTGAGACGGAATCCAGCAGTAGCGGTGTCAATGTTGAGGATTATATAATGGAAAAAATGAGCAAGGATCTTCAAGCAGTTGATCTAGAGGAGCCTTTTTGCTGGCATGCGTACAACTATGCGAAA GTGTCTTTCAAGATTATCGGACCATCTTTATCAGGAATGTTTATTGATCCTAAATCT GTAAGCATATTTCCTACAGTTAAGGCACCTGTGGAATGTTCAACTCAG GTTGTTTCTGGCGATTATGTTTTGTGGAATACATTGGGAAAATGTCCCATCGCAGCCACACCTGAAGCATAA
- the LOC140984526 gene encoding probable galacturonosyltransferase-like 4 isoform X2, protein MAFWSSHLSHFLLLGLLSLLLLHPTTNTTAAIRLHIVQKTTPSATTVPAFREAPAFRNGDTCCSPHKNDTIHIVMPLDSNYIRGTIAAVLSILQHSTCPENVSFHFLSAHLELEIYSLIKSTFPYLTFKMYHFDSNRVRGKISKSIRQALDQPLNYARIYMPDILPIDVKRVIYLDSDIIVVDDIAKLWGVELGKKVLAAPEYCHANFTNYFTDVFWSDVNLSRTFEGRHPCYFNTGVMVVDVDQWRKGGYTQKVILSQWIIGGISMV, encoded by the exons ATGGCCTTTTGGAGCTCCCATTTATCTCATTTCCTCCTCCTTGGCCTCCTGTctctcctcctcctccaccCCACCACCAACACCACCGCGGCCATCCGCCTCCACATTGTCCAAAAAACAACCCCTTCTGCCACCACCGTTCCTGCTTTTCGGGAAGCACCGGCGTTTCGCAACGGTGATACGTGCTGCAGCCCGCATAAAAATGACACCATACACATTGTCATGCCTCTCGATTCGAATTACATCAGAGGCACGATCGCAGCGGTGTTATCGATCTTGCAGCATTCTACGTGCCCGGAGAATGTCTCATTCCACTTCCTATCTGCCCATCTCGAGCTAGAAATATATTCCTTGATCAAGTCCACCTTCCCTTACCTCACCTTCAAAATGTACCATTTTGATTCGAATAGGGTTCGTGGGAAGATATCTAAATCTATAAGGCAAGCCCTCGACCAGCCCCTAAATTACGCACGAATATACATGCCTGACATCCTCCCTATAGATGTAAAACGTGTGATATATTTAGACTCGGACATCATAGTCGTGGATGATATTGCAAAACTATGGGGTGTGGAATTAGGTAAAAAGGTGTTGGCCGCACCAGAGTATTGCCATgcaaatttcacaaattatttcACCGACGTGTTTTGGTCGGACGTGAATTTGTCTAGGACGTTCGAGGGACGACATCCATGCTATTTTAACACCGGTGTTATGGTGGTGGATGTCGATCAATGGAGGAAAGGAGGATACACTCAGAAG GTAATATTAAGCCAGTGGATCATAGGTGGAATCAGCATGGTTTAG
- the LOC140985030 gene encoding uncharacterized protein gives MDQPPKPSPGQQSQPPAGQPQSPSILHQNDADEDDDNVKQLRECSSHYLALQDCMVNTNRNWKSCQKEVQALKACNQRRKNG, from the exons ATGGATCAACCTCCTAAACCCAGCCCCGGCCAGCAAAGTCAGCCACCTGCCGGCCAGCCACAGTCACCATCCATACTTCACCAAAACGATGCAGATGAGGATGATGACAACGTCAAGCAGCTTCGAGAATGCTCTTCTCACTACTTGGCATTGCAG GATTGTATGGTAAATACCAACAGGAATTGGAAGTCCTGCCAAAAGG AAGTTCAAGCTTTGAAGGCATGCAACCAGAGAAGAAAAAATGGCTGA
- the LOC140984526 gene encoding probable galacturonosyltransferase-like 4 isoform X1, with translation MAFWSSHLSHFLLLGLLSLLLLHPTTNTTAAIRLHIVQKTTPSATTVPAFREAPAFRNGDTCCSPHKNDTIHIVMPLDSNYIRGTIAAVLSILQHSTCPENVSFHFLSAHLELEIYSLIKSTFPYLTFKMYHFDSNRVRGKISKSIRQALDQPLNYARIYMPDILPIDVKRVIYLDSDIIVVDDIAKLWGVELGKKVLAAPEYCHANFTNYFTDVFWSDVNLSRTFEGRHPCYFNTGVMVVDVDQWRKGGYTQKVEEWMAVQKQKRIYHLGSLPPILLIFAGNIKPVDHRWNQHGLGGDNLEGKCRGLHPGPISLLHWSGKGKPWLRLDSRRTCTVDYLWAPYDLYRSSRVALED, from the coding sequence ATGGCCTTTTGGAGCTCCCATTTATCTCATTTCCTCCTCCTTGGCCTCCTGTctctcctcctcctccaccCCACCACCAACACCACCGCGGCCATCCGCCTCCACATTGTCCAAAAAACAACCCCTTCTGCCACCACCGTTCCTGCTTTTCGGGAAGCACCGGCGTTTCGCAACGGTGATACGTGCTGCAGCCCGCATAAAAATGACACCATACACATTGTCATGCCTCTCGATTCGAATTACATCAGAGGCACGATCGCAGCGGTGTTATCGATCTTGCAGCATTCTACGTGCCCGGAGAATGTCTCATTCCACTTCCTATCTGCCCATCTCGAGCTAGAAATATATTCCTTGATCAAGTCCACCTTCCCTTACCTCACCTTCAAAATGTACCATTTTGATTCGAATAGGGTTCGTGGGAAGATATCTAAATCTATAAGGCAAGCCCTCGACCAGCCCCTAAATTACGCACGAATATACATGCCTGACATCCTCCCTATAGATGTAAAACGTGTGATATATTTAGACTCGGACATCATAGTCGTGGATGATATTGCAAAACTATGGGGTGTGGAATTAGGTAAAAAGGTGTTGGCCGCACCAGAGTATTGCCATgcaaatttcacaaattatttcACCGACGTGTTTTGGTCGGACGTGAATTTGTCTAGGACGTTCGAGGGACGACATCCATGCTATTTTAACACCGGTGTTATGGTGGTGGATGTCGATCAATGGAGGAAAGGAGGATACACTCAGAAGGTAGAGGAGTGGATGGCAGTACAAAAGCAAAAAAGAATATATCATTTGGGATCATTGCCTCCTATTTTACTTATTTTTGCAGGTAATATTAAGCCAGTGGATCATAGGTGGAATCAGCATGGTTTAGGTGGAGACAATTTAGAAGGCAAATGTAGAGGACTTCACCCTGGCCCAATCAGCCTCCTACATTGGAGTGGTAAAGGTAAACCATGGTTGAGATTGGACTCAAGGAGGACATGCACCGTGGATTACCTGTGGGCGCCATACGATCTCTACCGTTCCTCTCGTGTCGCGTTAGAAGACTAA
- the LOC140984950 gene encoding protein DMP2, with translation MSSKSINLFQKSSTKSITQETLTGFGNLIKLLPTATVFMFQFLNPVLTNNGHCHTINKYLSSILIAICGFSCCFASFTDSYTDGEGVIHYGIATRTGLWPVSSSSSSQNFSSYKLRFGDFVHAFFSLIVFAVVALLDPNSVECFYPSFESAQKVLLMVLPPVIVAVSGSLFVVFPNKRHGIGYPSSQSSTPSASTSA, from the coding sequence atgtCATCGAAATCAATCAACTTATTTCAGAAAAGTTCAACCAAAAGCATCACACAAGAAACCCTAACCGGTTTCGGCAACCTCATCAAGCTCCTCCCTACGGCCACCGTCTTCATGTTCCAATTCCTCAACCCTGTCCTAACAAACAATGGCCATTGCCACACCATCAACAAGTACTTGTCAAGCATCCTGATCGCAATCTGTGGCTTTTCTTGTTGTTTCGCCTCGTTTACCGATAGCTACACTGATGGCGAAGGAGTGATACATTATGGCATTGCAACAAGGACCGGGCTCTGGCctgtttcttcttcttcctcctcaCAAAACTTTTCATCATACAAACTCCGATTTGGAGACTTTGTTCACGCGTTTTTCTCGTTGATCGTGTTCGCTGTTGTGGCCCTTTTGGACCCTAACTCTGTTGAATGCTTCTATCCATCGTTTGAGTCTGCGCAGAAGGTGTTGTTGATGGTGCTGCCACCAGTTATCGTGGCGGTTTCGGGGTCTTTGTTTGTTGTGTTTCCAAACAAACGCCATGGAATAGGATACCCTTCAAGCCAGAGTTCAACTCCATCTGCAAGCACTTCAGCTTAA